One segment of Phragmites australis chromosome 13, lpPhrAust1.1, whole genome shotgun sequence DNA contains the following:
- the LOC133889461 gene encoding uncharacterized protein LOC133889461: MNSSDSEEMLMFSSDSSDEEELLLLLAIEEEQATAACRSRQRGSVPGHAVIDRQHRKGAAKLYNDYFVDNPVHGDVLFRRRFRMTRRLFLRIAATVEQHDAWFRQSRDATGKLGLSPLQKMTAAIRQLAYGVNSDSVD, translated from the exons ATGAACTCTTCAGATTCGGAGGAAATGCTAATGTTCTCCTCGGATTCGAGTGACGAAGAggagctgcttttgcttctcGCCATCGAGGAGGAACAAGCAACAGCAGCGTGTCGTAGCCGTCAGCGTGGGTCTGTGCCAGGCCATGCGGTCATAGACCGTCAGCACCGCAAAGGTGCTGCTAAGCTCTACAACGACTACTTCGTCGACAACCCTGTGCACGGTGATGTCCTGTTCCGACGGAG GTTTCGTATGACGCGACGTTTGTTCTTGCGTATTGCGGCCACTGTGGAGCAGCATGACGCATGGTTCCGGCAGAGCAGGGATGCAACCGGGAAACTCGGCCTTAGCCCGTTGCAAAAAATGACAGCGGCGATCCGGCAACTAGCATACGGCGTCAATTCCGATTCAGTTGACTAG
- the LOC133889462 gene encoding uncharacterized protein LOC133889462, whose translation MLALRKFVHAIVELFGDEYLRAPTEADTAHLLAEGERRGFPGMLGSIDCMHWVWKNCPKAWHGAYTGHTRKPSIVLEAVASYDLWIWHAFFGMPGSLNDINVLHRSNLFTRLTDGTAPNMLYTINSNRYDMGYYLGDGIYPEWAIIVKAIPAPRGNKSINFSTMQASVCKDVERAFCVLQSRFAIVRGPARVWDQSTLHNIMTACIIMHNMIIEDEHGSASTEQVFDYMGEPTRVHRNADEGVLHYVEATQAIRNRAMHHQLRDDLVEHLWSLHGAQ comes from the coding sequence ATGCTGGCATTGCGGAAATTTGTGCACGCTATTGTGGAGCTGTTCGGAGATGAATATCTGCGTGCTCCCACTGAAGCTGACACCGCTCACCTCTTGGCAGAAGGCGAGCGGCgagggttccccgggatgctGGGGAGCATCGACTGCATGCATTGGGTATGGAAGAACTGTCCCAAAGCATGGCATGGCGCGTATACGGGCCATACTCGCAAGCCTTCAATAGTTTTGGAGGCGGTTGCGTCGTACGATttatggatttggcatgctttctttggGATGCCTGGTAGTCTAAACGATATAAATGTTTTGCACCGGTCTAACTTATTTACCAGGCTTACCGATGGGACTGCCCCAAACATGTTGTACACTATCAATAGTAACAGGTACGACATGGGGTACTACCTTGGCGACGGCATATACCCCGAATGGGCGATCATAGTGAAGGCAATTCCTGCACCAAGAGGCAACAAGAGCATCAATTTCTCCACCATGCAAGCATCTGTCTGCAAGGATGTTGAACGTGCATTTTGTGTCTTGCAATCTAGGTTTGCTATTGTCCGCGGACCAGCTAGAGTATGGGATCAATCCACATTGCATAATATAATGACCGCATGTATCattatgcacaacatgataattgagGACGAGCATGGAAGCGCTTCCACAGAGCAGGTGTTCGACTACATGGGGGAACCAACTCGAGTGCATCGAAATGCTGATGAAGGCGTCCTGCATTATGTCGAAGCGACTCAAGCTATCAGGAACCGTGCAATGCACCACCAATTGCGTGATGACCTTGTTGAGCACCTCTGGAGTCTTCATGGAGCACAGTAG
- the LOC133889463 gene encoding uncharacterized protein LOC133889463 has product MGTQGGSSDVPDADFSQFSQSANPGANSEVGQFSLGSDEKGRKKVTSKKKKKVDAKTDKTKWTDEEDELLVSAWLNVSQDPVVGTYQSKETYWGRIAKYFNTYRKQSMMPRTDKALINHMKLITDAVTKFMVHYRKVEQLNSSGTNERDKMARACIAYKAIEGKPFAYTHYWVLLADHPKWHAHESARAQKVQDVVDAQCSQAAGNDVPNDAASNVSTDLPRPIGRDQAKAARARKSPSTLSLSTVFGGMYERHLQDLSETKKVMVKLKKEQLEVMRLQATVRVNDQDERIMKVYLDSVSGPLREYYRKRQEDILAWWKLLEDHS; this is encoded by the exons ATGGGGACCCAGGGGGGGTCCTCTGACGTTCCCGATGCAGACTTCTCACAGTTCTCACAGTCTGCGAATCCGGGTGCAAATTCGGAGGTTGGGCAGTTCAGTTTGGGAAGCGATGAGAAGGGTAGGAAGAAGGTTAcctccaagaagaagaagaaggtggatgCGAAAACTGATAAAACTAAGTGGACAGACGAGGAAGATGAGTTGTTGGTGTCGGCTTGGCTTAATGTGAGCCAAGATCCGGTTGTGGGCACATATCAGTCGAAAGAGACCTATTGGGGCCGTATCGCAAAGTACTTCAACACATATAGGAAGCAAAGCATGATGCCAAGGACCGACAAAGCGCTGATAAACCACATGAAGCTCATCACTGATGCCGTGACAAAATTTATGGTGCATTACAGGAAGGTAGAGCAGTTGAATTCGAGTGGCACCAATGAGCGTGACAAG ATGGCTCGAGCCTGCATAGCATATAAGGCAATTGAGGGCAAACCATTCGCGTACACCCACTATTGGGTGCTGCTTGCCGACCACCCTAAGTGGCATGCACATGAATCGGCAAGGGCACAGAAGGTCCAGGATGTTGTGGACGCCCAGTGCAGCCAAGCTGCGGGCAACGACGTCCCAAATGATGCGGCTTCGAATGTGTCCACGGACCTTCCCCGTCCTATTGGCCGTGACCAAGCGAAAGCTGCCCGTGCACGCAAGTCACCGTCCACCTTGTCACTTTCCACCGTTTTCGGAGGTATGTATGAACGACATCTGCAGGACCTCAGCGAAACGAAGAAGGTGATGGTCAAGCTAAAGAAGGAACAGCTCGAGGTGATGCGGCTCCAAGCGACGGTCCGAGTGAATGACCAAGACGAACGTATTATGAAGGTTTACTTGGACAGTGTTAGCGGCCCCCTACGCGAGTACTATAGGAAGCGCCAGGAAGACATATTGGCGTGGTGGAAGCTCCTAGAGGACCATTCCTAG